A single window of Toxoplasma gondii ME49 chromosome Ib, whole genome shotgun sequence DNA harbors:
- a CDS encoding DnaJ C terminal region domain-containing protein (encoded by transcript TGME49_207760), producing the protein MRSPNLAAAPAHPAAETPGGGAPPPAPAGPAARPDGSRVSVRRAPVSAVPRRRAETVSPLLSLLAFSSTRRGLLLRSHPRLSATQRVLGEALKAVSNDVAVAPSRRRPCLRARRREKRQSQDAEEGRQGRWSGSRGAVAFWRGRERDRVSRATQGTSVLPSRFLSSLTPPRLLSVKPAVSPPTRGGLRRLYSTVSPPAALFFPPRPRRPLLSCSRPQATANQRASLSSASTLWSVATASSFPVSRSWLRFRTPRAGASQSFSGEGRAESSDLGLTDWSASPRRVQGNLAFFSRQVCSSKALRLRRDQVVLEALNPRWRTASLPARAPAEVAVVSRHLGCGASSDSERMCRKLQKLRFSSSARRVASNRSRAFRGRDSRGECGHASPVLGSFFSPLASSGIAAACSGLLFRALSLRISSFRWTSGEKSGFPQPPLSSPSRALSTPSPDNGSVSASASLSPLQSLEDHGECEPGWPSPRLSPRHSGCAQSGHRRLSSVGEKKMPHARPGEFASRRRLGSDAAVTAASLASVSSLSPHTEVKTGNVDWRGVEAREKEAQGSLERGIWSTCLSRSSPLSPAVSPALSLSRSASSLVSLSASRRVSSVSAAATVASRLGQKSRGRLQVGESSRTLEKPKAVSALQMKAEADGQSLRRVDRDSRGSVSETPSEAPSGQRPGASWTANAPPASPPRRRHFGNRGQSARFATSHRGSASEETLDGQKDAVSALERSKQQGREESPCVPTCVGQTPRKEAFLRIQKQKLPQLQLVVEPLFAGAANVKWTTRVGPEAFSGSPLLFEETVTCNDPHIFLCPATVGDRREEPPCDRENRAFKRRELAVCDAASGRPAVLLSVGDQARSGDVAPQSPSGPSRSGLEPPDPHAAAPASNSVQGFSFLPSAVGQRREKMAKTISQPLLSRARAVSVVEEEGAPQRRETRRLLRREAGALPHNAWVSMAGHRGSQEGGKSHARFFSTGSGRGKDPYEVLGCSRSSSTQDIKKKFREMAKKYHPDLNPDPSAKQKMADITAAYELLSDPKQREFYDKTGMTPDEAAASGAGPGGPSAGGSAGFDASFMFTDFAEMFANMAGFAGAGAGPFSASAFGSAGAAAGTGAVRGEDIQTEVTVDLMEAVKGCEKTLHFSAKCVCNACTGTGSATGSGGIQRCRTCGGSGVQRVERGPIVLGIPCRQCNGAGQVITHPCRTCRGTGVKTQPKVLNIDIPRGVRQGMQMRVPNQGHMGLRGGKPGHLFVSINVKPHDIFRWVDDDIHIDVPLSIKQCLLGGSVEISTLDGMVELLIPPNTSPSTVKILKGRGPPKIDQRGGVGNLILHFTLKMPTSLTPQQRRYIELFDQIEEARSYPSSQRESSPRPGFEQPPEKDPRASSRASSLRSETSLNDSETNADADQRHPAPPPPPPPPPPPPRSQASGDCHSRRKAFSDNGSSGSTEDGRGRRSSVSHPEAESVSCTPGESVRKADAAGAGVGMDREVETCAGSEAPEVHTDLEDEEKETGKSDKSDGSEGKQEV; encoded by the exons ATGCGTTCTCCCAACCTCGCCGCAGCTCCTGCCCACCCGGCGGCGGAAACCCCCGGCGGCGGCGCGCCTCCACCGGCACCCGCTGGCCCTGCCGCACGGCCCGATGGCTCTCGAGTGTCCGTGCGCCGGGCACCCGTCTCGGCTGTGCCTCGCCGTCGAGCCGAAACGGTTTCtccgctgctttctctcttggctTTTTCGTCGACTCGCCGGGGCCTTCTGCTGCGGAGCCACCCGAGGCTCTCTGCGACGCAGCGAGTGTTGGGCGAGGCCTTGAAAGCTGTTTCGAATGACGTCGCAGTCGCCCCCAGTCGCAGACGCCCGTGTCTCCGGGctcgcagaagagagaagcgtcaGTCgcaggacgcagaagagggacGACAGGGTCGGTGGTCGGGCAGCAGGGGCGCAGTAGCCTTCTGgcgaggtcgagagagagacagagttTCGAGAGCAACGCAGGGAACTTCGGTTCTACCTTCCAggttcctttcctctctgacGCCTCCACGCCTACTCTCTGTGAAACCTGCCGTCTCCCCTCCAACGCGCGGTGGACTTCGACGTCTGTACTCCACAGTCTCGCCTCCGGCCGCACTTTTCTTCCCGCCCCGACCTCGCCgccctctgctctcctgtTCGCGGCCGCAAGCGACAGCGAACCAGCGCGCCTCCCTCTCGTCTGCGTCAACTCTGTGGTCTGTGGCGACCGCGTCTTCGTTCCcggtttctcgctcttgGCTTCGTTTCAGAACGCCCCGCGCTGGAGCCTCGCAGTCGTTCtcgggagaagggagagcagAGTCGTCGGACCTGGGCTTGACAGACTGGTCTGCGTCACCGCGACGCGTTCAGGGAAACTTGGCATTTTTTTCGAGACAGGTCTGCAGCTCGAAAgcgctgcgtctccgtcgagaCCAAGTCGTCCTCGAGGCCCTCAACCCGCGGTGGCGGACTGCCTCGCTCCCGGCGCGCGCGCCGGCTGAGGTTGCCGtggtgtctagacacctcGGTTGTGGAGCGTCTTCGGACTCCGAACGCATGTGTCGGAAGCTTCAGAagttgcgtttttcttcttccgcgcgACGAGTTGCGAGCAACCGCAGCCGAGCCTTCAGAGGCCGCGACAGCAGAGGAGAGTGCGGGCATGCCTCGCCCGTCCTCgggtccttcttctcccctcttgcTTCCTCCGGTATTGCGGCGGCATGCTCGGGACTGCTCTTTCGAGCTCTCTCGCTGCGGATCTCTTCGTTCCGGTGGacctctggagagaaaagtggaTTTCCGCAGCCTCCACTCTCCTCCCCCTCCCGTGCTCTGAGCACGCCGTCCCCGGATAATGggagtgtctctgcatccgcttctctttcgcctctgcagagCCTTGAAGATCACGGCGAATGCGAGCCTGGCTGGCCTTCCCCCCGGCTCTCTCCGCGACACTCCGGTTGTGCCCAGTCCGGCCACAGGCGACTTTCTTCtgtgggagagaagaagatgcctCACGCAAGGCCAGGCGAGTTCGCCTCTCGCCGACGTCTCGGATCTGACGCGGCTGTCACGGCTGCGtccctcgcctctgtctcttctctctctccccacacAGAGGTGAAGACAGGGAACGTAGACTGGCGTGgagtggaggcgagagagaaggaagcgcaAGGGTCACTCGAACGGGGCATCTGGTCTACGTGTTTGTCAAGGagttctcccctctctccggcAGTCTCtcctgccctctctctgtctcggtctgcctcttcgctggTATCTCTCTCGGCATCCCGTCGCGtctcgtctgtgtctgctgCTGCCACGGTTGCCAGTCGTCTCGGACAGAAGTCGCGGGGTCGCTTGCAGGTCGGAGAGTCGAGTAGAACACTTGAGAAGCCGAAGGCCGTCTCCGCTCTGCAAATGAAAGCGGAGGCAGATGGTCAGTCTTTGAGGCGAGTCGATAGAGACTCGAGAGGTTCTGTGTCGGAGACTCCGAGTGAAGCCCCTTCTGGGCAGCGACCGGGTGCGTCTTGGACAGCGAACGCCCCACCTGCGTCCCCCCcgcggaggagacacttcgGAAACAGAGGCCAGTCTGCACGTTTTGCGACATCCCATCGAGGAAgcgcgagcgaggagacactcgacGGACAGAAAGACGCCGTGTCTGCGTTGGAGAGATCGAAGCAAcaagggcgagaagagagtccGTGCGTCCCCACTTGCGTCGGGCAAACGCCCCGAAAAGAGGCTTTCCTCAGAATTCAGAAACAGAAGTTACCTCAGTTGCAGCTCGTCGTGGAGCCTCTGTTCGCAGGTGCGGCGAACGTCAAGTGGACGACGCGAGTCGGTCCAGAGGCCTTCTCTGGGTCGCCGCTGCTTTTCGAGGAAACCGTCACATGCAACGACCCGCATATTTTCCTGTGCCCTGCGACGgttggagacagaagagaggaaccgccttgcgacagagaaaaccgagCGTTCAAGAGACGCGAACTCGCCGTCTGCGACGCGGCCTCTGGAAGACCTGCTGTTTTGTTGAGTGTGGGAGACCAAGCAAGGAGTGGCGACGTCGCGCCCCAGTCGCCGTCTGGACCCAGCAGGTCAGGCCTCGAGCCACCCGacccgcatgcagcggcgccCGCCTCGAACTCTGTGCAgggtttttctttcctgccgAGTGCAGTTGGccaacgaagagagaaaatggcGAAGACAATCAGCcagcctctcctctcccgcgcGAGAGCGGTCTCCGTGGTGGAAGAGGAGGGCGCaccgcagaggcgagagacacgcCGCCTGCTGCGTCGCGAGGCCGGGGCTCTGCCGCACAACGCCTGGGTGTCGATGGCAGGCCACAGAGGTTCCCAAGAAGGGGGAAAAAGCCATGCGCGATTCTTTAGCACGGGGTCCGGCAGAGGCAAAGACCCGTACGAGGTGCTGGGCTGCAGCCGGTCGAGCAGCACTCAAGATATCAAAAAGAAGTTTCGAGAAATGGCGAAAAAGTACCACCCGGACTTGAACCCCGACCCGTCGGCGAAACAAAAGATGGCCGACATCACTGC AGCCTACGAACTTTTGAGCGATCCGAAGCAACGCGAGTTTTACGACAAAACGGGCATGACTCCTGACGAGGCGGCAGCTTCAGGTGCAGGTCCAGGAG GTCCGTCGGCTGGTGGCAGCGCGGGTTTCGACGCGTCTTTCATGTTCACGGATTTCGCGGAAATGTTTGCCAACATGGCCGGCTTTGCTGGAGCAGGTGCAGGCCCTTTTTCTGCATCCGCTTTCGGATCTGCAGGCGCCGCTGCTGGCACTGGCGCCGTGCGTGGAGAAGATATTCAAACGGAAGTCACCGTCGACCTCATGGAGGCAGTCAAAGGATGCGAAAAG acgctGCACTTTAGCGCCAAGTGCGTCtgcaatgcatgcacaggaacGGGAAGCGCGACAGGCAGCGGAGGAATTCAGCGATGTCGAACTTGCGGAGGCAGTGGCGTTCAGCGAGTCGAGAGAGGCCCTATCGTTCTGGGCATCCCGTGTCGCCAGTGCAACGGCGCTGGACAAGTCATCACCCACCCCTGCAG GACGTGTCGAGGCACCGGAGTGAAGACGCAGCCCAAGGTTCTGAACATCGACATTCCCAGGG GCGTCCGCCAGGGCATGCAGATGCGCGTGCCTAATCAAGGCCACATGGGGCTCCGGGGCGGAAAGCCGGGGCATCTGTTTGTCAGC ATCAACGTAAAACCGCACGACATCTTTCGATGGGTTGACGATGACATCCACATCGATGTCCCTCTGTCCATCAAACAG TGTCTCTTGGGAGGCAGCGTCGAAATATCTACACTCGATGGTATGGTGGAACTTCTCATTCCTCCCAACACCTCGCCATCAACAGTCAAAATTCTCAAGGGAAGAGGACCGCCTAAAATCGATCAACGCGGAGGTGTTGGCAATCTCATTCTCCATTTCACATTGAAG ATGCCGACGTCCTTGACGCCGCAGCAGCGTCGATACATCGAGCTGTTCGACCAAATTGAAGAGGCGCGTTCGTACCCCAGCAGCCAGAGAGAGTCGAGTCCTCGGCCTGGCTTTGAACAACCACCCGAGAAAGACCCgcgagcttcttctcggGCGTCTTCGCTGAGAAGCGAAACCTCTTTGAATGACAGCGAGAcgaacgcagacgcagatcagagacacccggcgccgcctccacccccgcctccgcctccccCGCCTCCGCGATCGCAGGCCAGTGGAGATTGTCATTCTCGGCGTAAAGCTTTCAGTGACAACGGTTCTTCAGGTTCTACTGAGGATGGCCGTGGCAGACGTTCTTCAGTTTCCCATCCGGAAGCAGAGTCTGTGTCTTGTACTCCGGGGGAATCGGTGAGAAAGGCGGACGCTGCTGGAGCAGGTGTCGGTATGGATAGGGAAGTGGAGACTTGCGCTGGAAGTGAGGCACCGGAGGTGCACACAGACCttgaggacgaggagaaagaaacgggAAAGTCTGATAAGTCTGACGGGTCCGAAGGCAAACAGGAAGTCTAG